In Phaeodactylum tricornutum CCAP 1055/1 chromosome 21, whole genome shotgun sequence, the following proteins share a genomic window:
- a CDS encoding predicted protein, with translation MLPVVVTTACGCFAPLLDSPPKQSTQFLYEYPNTSFDNNYNNSINVSTSNTSDRDGTTDIDRNRECAADDQLGDDASHEYPYGNVPHFRNDNSSSNDEHDDDSSNGTTTSPRMGRRRRKGMNFFASKKSRAAAAAAAAVETAPADTSSFRPAVKAVLEPFTSKSSVGSPRADSVVAKENPLPRNHDTSQPQHTEDSKKEKDGGSTSPSNGTNHNNGNSGTHPNDSNNNNNNQNKNSEPSSPVSSDEQRDHHDDTHSNHNDHSNSNDDDSSIISIHNHDRIDNSPKRREETTERVTTTTTEDDDDNDNNEPGEDDNSILGIRDDSSSTTNPAHSPIQRHVATPEENTSSTNSSVILEPSSALLDNPHTALHTTPHRIDSSDSEPRLFRTFTPGGSTTDIPAVETAVSDLGDVSEVPHGGLPARQPSGPLRTKLQLDLHTDLLKRLRNTNRMPEYILATESSRPSESPPRPSTPTEAMSTTTSHVSEPSLTPETPVQASPLAVETDSSPAESSRTVPETPDSSPRTPVSPTATTSSDDTPCSPTTTHSCVSESHDLPESSPAVPNTAAGVATEASGPSSSPEASLTVSPESSSVPRPPFPTQTTATLLAEEAPQSPAESFQTVPDTPDSSPRPPVSPAATTSSDDTPCSPTTTTTTGSDTAEELSPAPERLPDLWSSETGVVFEALQWITIEAFHDEGARDTIARTGGLLAIVRAMETHSSHAPIQKAACQALEKLALDIENERAISDVGGVEAILAAMMGHLNNVSVQEAAWSALQNLTCGNAQGAMTIDTTGGMVSLVSAMRTHSTEPRVQASACGTFANLCLDHEDRLTALAQAGGFSAMADALQLHWENMEVRKEASRALADLLEDV, from the exons ATGCTTCCGGTCGTTGTTACCACGGCGTGTGGTTGTTTCGCACCGCTCCTGGACTCTCCCCCCAAACAATCCACCCAGTTCTTGTACGAGTACCCCAACACGTCCTTCGAcaacaactacaacaacagcatcaacGTTAGCACTAGCAATACTAGCGACCGTGACGGGACTACCGACATTGACCGCAACAGGGAATGCGCAGCCGACGACCAACTTGGGGACGACGCATCGCACGAATACCCGTACGGGAACGTTCCACACTTCCGCAACGACAATAGCAGTAGCAACGACgaacacgacgacgacagtaGCAAcggtacgacgacgagtccgCGAATGGGTCGTCGGCGTCGCAAGGGCATGAACTTtttcgcttccaaaaagtctcGCGCCGCTGCCgcggccgccgcggcggTGGAAACGGCTCCGGCCGACACGTCCAGCTTTCGACCGGCCGTCAAGGCCGTCTTGGAACCATTCACGTCCAAAAGTAGTGTCGGATCTCCGCGTGCCGATTCTGTCGTCGCCAAGGAAAACCCGCTGCCTCGCAACCACGACACTAGTCAACCTCAACACACTGAGGATAGTAAGAAGGAGAAGGATGGCGGCAGTACCAGTCCAAGCAACGGCACCAACCACAACAATGGTAACTCCGGTACGCACCCGAACgacagtaacaacaacaacaacaaccagaACAAGAACAGCGAACCGTCGTCTCCCGTGTCATCCGACGAACAACGCGATCACCATGACGACACTCATAGCAACCACAACGaccacagcaacagcaacgacgacgacagcagTATCATTTCTATTCACAATCACGACAGGATCGACAATTCACCCAAACGGCGAGAAGAAACTACCGAACGcgtcaccaccaccaccaccgaagacgacgacgacaatgacaaCAACGAGCCGGGAGAGGACGACAATAGTATCCTTGGTATCCGCGACGACAGTTCCTCCACGACGAACCCAGCCCACTCTCCCATTCAGCGTCACGTTGCCACACCAGAAGAAAACACAAGCAGCACGAACAGCTCCGTCATCCTCGAACCCTCCTCAGCTCTGCTCGACAATCCACACACCGCACTCCACACAACTCCCCATCGCATCGACAGCAGCGACTCGGAACCCCGTCTGTTCCGGACGTTCACGCCCGGTGGATCCACCACGGACATTCCCGCCGTCGAAACCGCCGTATCCGATCTCGGCGACGTCTCGGAAGTTCCCCACGGGGGTCTTCCAGCCCGACAACCAAGCGGGCCCTTGCGGACGAAGCTCCAGTTGGACCTGCATACCGATCTGCTGAAGCGATTGCGAAACACCAACCGCATGCCGGAATACATTCTCGCTACGGAATCGTCGCGACCCAGCGAATCGCCCCCGCGACCCAGCACCCCCACCGAGGCCATGTCGACGACAACCTCCCACGTGTCGGAACCCTCGTTGACCCCGGAAACGCCCGTGCAAGCCTCCCCCCTCGCCGTGGAAACAGATTCGAGTCCGGCAGAATCTTCCCGAACGGTACCGGAGACGCCCGATTCGTCCCCACGGACACCCGTATCACCGACAGCAACGACATCCTCGGACGACACACCGTGCAGCCCAACAACGACGCACTCTTGCGTATCGGAATCCCATGATCTCCCCGAATCGTCACCGGCGGTACCGAACACCGCTGCCGGAGTCGCCACCGAAGCCAGCGGACCTTCCTCGAGTCCAGAAGCGTCTTTAACAGTATCCCCGGAATCGTCAAGCGTGCCTAGACCGCCGTTCCCGACACAAACAACCGCCACCTTGTTGGCTGAAGAAGCACCCCAGAGCCCGGCAGAATCTTTCCAAACGGTACCGGATACGCCCGATTCGTCCCCACGGCCACCCGTCTCACCGGCAGCAACGACATCCTCGGACGACACACCGTGCAGCCCAACAACGACCACCACGACCGGCTCGGACACGGCTGAAGAACTATCTCCTGCTCCGGAAAGACTTCCC GATTTATGGAGTTCGGAAACCGGTGTTGTGTTTGAAGCACTTCAATGGATTACAATCGAAGCCTTCCACGACGAAGGAGCCCGGGATACAATTGCTCGGACCGGTGGCCTGCTGGCCATTGTGCGGGCTATGGAGACGCATTCTTCGCACGCACCGATTCAAAAAGCTGCTTGCCAGGCTTTAGAAAAGCTTGCATTGGATATCGAGAACGAACGCGCCATCAGCGATGTTGGCGGAGTTGAAGCAATTCTAGCGGCCATGATGGGTCATTTGAACAACGTATCAGTTCAGGAGGCGGCCTGGTCGGCCCTGCAAAATTTAACATGTGGGAACGCCCAGGGGGCCATGACAATTGACACTACGGGTGGCATGGTCTCGTTGGTCTCTGCAATGCGAACGCATTCTACCGAGCCACGAGTACAAGCGAGCGCGTGCGGGACCTTCGCCAATTTATGTCTGGATCACGAAGATCGTTTAACGGCGTTGGCGCAAGCGGGCGGCTTTAGCGCCATGGCGGATGCCCTACAACTCCATTGGGAAAATATGGAAGTACGAAAGGAAGCAAGTCGAGCGCTGGCGGATTTGTTGGAAGATGTTTAA
- a CDS encoding predicted protein, whose product MSSSRKALFIFYFAAMIEYVLAYTHQKSGFGSRRLDRSIDRIGSPYMKDSTFFPRRALWNRLLLPFALTTTCSTKLLDPQSAWAAAPSRVEGIGGGFDVRQPPLSAIKIPDVIYPASMEGLWSCERRIISVEGNSEQAREAWTALGGSKPKLFGPDQFEEYLTRFFIPPFNHPQTYTYNDSEAAGVARDRGFEILSRASSSRSVQWEVAHPNLLRYSQDGTNQQNRYVELLVVQRKSEIPTSSGFGFDELIRITSAAGGFIPGGIEKVARVQRKYRRALNNATGARIVEGIELVKTFRVLDGVAGIEMPTSTTKSMLRMSRPNTA is encoded by the coding sequence ATGAGTTCTTCGCGCAAAGCTCTGTTTATATTCTATTTTGCTGCGATGATCGAGTACGTTTTGGCGTATACTCATCAGAAAAGTGGCTTTGGTAGCCGACGCCTCGACCGCAGCATCGACCGGATTGGCAGTCCGTATATGAAGGACTCAACGTTTTTTCCGCGTCGAGCCTTGTGGAATAGGCTTCTGTTGCCTTTTGCACTTACCACAACGTGTTCCACGAAACTCTTGGACCCACAAAGTGCTTGGGCGGCTGCACCCTCACGCGTAGAGGGAATTGGAGGGGGCTTTGACGTGAGACAGCCTCCACTTTCGGCAATAAAAATTCCCGACGTTATATATCCGGCGTCTATGGAGGGATTATGGAGCTGCGAAAGGCGGATCATCAGTGTCGAGGGAAACTCTGAGCAAGCGCGGGAAGCTTGGACTGCCCTTGGCGGTAGCAAGCCAAAATTATTTGGCCCCGACCAGTTTGAAGAATACTTGACACGCTTTTTTATACCTCCTTTTAATCACCCTCAGACTTATACGTATAATGATAGCGAAGCCGCTGGGGTCGCACGAGATCGTGGCTTCGAGATTCTCTCGCGAGCTAGCTCGTCTCGAAGTGTACAGTGGGAAGTGGCACACCCAAACTTGCTTCGATACTCTCAAGATGGCACGAATCAACAAAATCGCTACGTAGAACTTCTGGTTGTACAAAGGAAAAGCGAAATTCCCACTTCTTCGGGCTTTGGGTTTGACGAGCTTATTCGAATAACTTCAGCTGCTGGGGGATTTATACCCGGAGGCATTGAAAAAGTAGCGCGCGTTCAACGAAAATATAGGCGGGCCTTGAATAATGCTACTGGGGCTAGAATTGTCGAGGGCATTGAACTTGTGAAGACCTTCCGAGTTTTGGATGGTGTAGCTGGTATTGAGATGCCAACAAGTACGACCAAGTCAATGCTACGAATGAGTCGTCCGAACACCGCTTGA
- a CDS encoding predicted protein: MPSVQVEFNTEYQNAHRFPAWMALSVFSIVCLAAIGAESTRDERDAAIKWSLAVASMSMIVSFLAVVAYLMARGVFVGQTPETALVVFVLAFWGAGLPVIMNPSNGIAVRDDTVTNANLYFFSWLSLAATLFLGASLAQERTGMNVHEMATASPKTTRWFGLAASSLVVMGAAVRIFREVCEDALPVVQEGAFCKRSKLAISVGVVSFVLSSAVAYLSSQRSNAVMPILAETGLTTLLLIMWCFAVGYVTFGLTSPGSKIGNLYFATWISFILAVFLFGQAFRDYVSGRMNANSASDGPTAEDHQMHESTPEIPDDDQI; the protein is encoded by the exons ATGCCTTCGGTTCAGGTCGAATTCAATACGGAATACCAAAATGCGCACCGCTTTCCGGCGTGGATGGCCTTGTCGGTCTTTTCGATCGTCTGCCTCGCCGCGATCGGCGCCGAATCGACCCGGGACGAGCGCGACGCGGCCATTAAATGGTCGCTCGCCGTAGCCTCCATGAGTATGATCGTATCTTTCCTGGCCGTTGTGGCTTACTTAATGGCGCGCGGCGTCTTTGTTGGACAAACTCCCGAAACAGCTTTG GTTGTTTTCGTCCTCGCGTTTTGGGGAGCCGGTTTACCGGTCATTATGAACCCTTCCAACGGAATCGCCGTACGCGACGACACCGTCACGAACGCCAACTTGTACTTCTTTTCCTGGCTAAGTCTTGCCGCAACTCTCTTTCTGGGTGCCAGTCTCGCGCAAGAAAGGACCGGAATGAACGTTCACGAAATGGCAACGGCATCTCCCAAGACTACCCGTTGGTTTGGACTCGCCGCGTCGTCACTCGTCGTCATGGGCGCCGCGGTGCGCATCTTCCGCGAGGTTTGTGAAGATGCGTTGCCCGTGGTGCAGGAGGGAGCATTTTGTAAACGCAGCAAGCTGGCCATTTCTGTAGGCGTCGTCTCTTTTGTTCTCTCCTCCGCAGTTGCGTACCTGTCCAGTCAGCGCAGCAATGCCGTTATGCCCATCCTGGCGGAAACGGGCCTCACTACGCTGCTGCTCATCATGTGGTGCTTTGCGGTTGGATACGTGACCTTTGGATTGACTTCGCCTGGATCCAAAATCGGCAATCTCTACTTTGCTACCTGGATTAGCTTTATTCTCGCCGTCTTTTTATTCGGACAGGCCTTTCGAGACTACGTGTCGGGACGCATGAACGCAAACTCCGCGAGCGACGGTCCTACTGCCGAAGATCATCAAATGCACGAATCGACTCCAGAAATTCCGGATGATGATCAAATTTAG
- a CDS encoding predicted protein: MADKNCQALTLDFIAVEDDAEMIAVEDEIRRDLKEIGVTVNTRFLSREDYIEAELNGDYNMLFTRTWGAPYDPHSYFNSWAVPSHVEYTAIDTLEAPLSRELLLKKIENVQKELDEMQIQAQWREILNDVHQQAIFLPLWGTRIPYVINRRLSGFTPSDQAFTYPLSSIRISSGSANITIAPGSGGSLFTSVGPLNPHQYFPNQIFASDWIYEGLVNYGQDGEIVPSLASEWTTERTAEGQRVIFQLREGVKFHDGSDWNCTVAKLNFDHIFSDTVRERHSSFGATANLKSWTCNQNGEFVLETSAPFYPLLQELTYSRPFVFASASSFAAGIDSDPETQNSCESGDFGSKWDYLEEFVTCLGLSAPIGTGPFKFADREYLPGTNETMDAKVTFARHEDYWGGLPAIEFLEIIHFEDTDAVEAALFDGQLDMVLGSGPLSAKQVQNIKFVHSDKFDVRHSAVLQNALVVLNSGKAPTDDIQTRQAIIHAVNKAIFIEDEFAGLEQAVSQLLPLTAPYSNVDLNPKWNYDLEKARFLNCPADMNGSSEDSLSGGAIGGIVAAILVVLAMAVFLGRLILREKQGKPMFAPEKIRKGEQA; this comes from the coding sequence ATGGCTGACAAAAACTGCCAGGCCTTAACCTTGGACTTTATTGCCGTAGAGGACGACGCGGAAATGATCGCCGTGGAGGATGAGATTCGCCGGGACTTGAAAGAAATTGGCGTTACAGTCAATACCCGTTTTCTTAGCCGAGAGGATTACATTGAAGCTGAGTTGAATGGTGACTATAACATGCTCTTCACTCGTACCTGGGGTGCCCCGTACGATCCTCACAGCTATTTCAATTCGTGGGCCGTTCCAAGCCACGTCGAGTACACGGCCATTGACACGTTAGAAGCACCTCTTAGTCGCGAGCtccttttgaaaaagattgaaAATGTGCAGAAGGAACTAGATGAGATGCAGATTCAGGCACAGTGGCGAGAGATCTTGAACGATGTCCATCAGCAGGCCATCTTTTTGCCGCTCTGGGGCACCCGAATTCCATACGTGATCAACCGTCGTCTTTCAGGGTTTACGCCAAGTGATCAGGCCTTTACGTATCCATTAAGTAGCATTCGTATCTCAAGCGGATCTGCCAACATCACCATCGCGCCGGGTTCCGGCGGCTCGCTCTTCACGTCGGTCGGACCCTTGAATCCTCACCAGTACTTTCCCAATCAGATTTTCGCCAGCGATTGGATTTACGAAGGCCTCGTGAATTACGGACAAGATGGTGAGATTGTTCCATCGCTAGCATCGGAGTGGACTACGGAACGCACTGCCGAAGGACAGCGCGTTATCTTCCAGCTTCGTGAAGGCGTCAAATTTCACGATGGCAGTGATTGGAACTGCACTGTCGCCAAGCTCAACTTTGACCACATTTTTTCCGACACGGTCCGCGAACGTCATTCCTCATTTGGAGCTACAGCGAATCTCAAGAGCTGGACGTGCAATCAGAATGGGGagtttgttttggaaacgtcCGCACCGTTTTACCCTCTGCTCCAAGAGCTTACGTATAGTCGCCCGTTTGTTTTTGCGTCTGCTAGTTCCTTTGCTGCAGGCATTGACTCTGATCCAGAGACTCAAAACTCATGTGAATCCGGAGATTTTGGGTCCAAATGGGACTATCTTGAGGAGTTTGTTACCTGCCTCGGTCTCTCGGCTCCCATTGGTACGGGACCGTTCAAATTTGCGGATCGTGAATACCTCCCGGGAACGAACGAGACAATGGATGCCAAGGTTACGTTTGCGCGCCACGAAGACTATTGGGGTGGCTTGCCCGCAATCGAATTCCTTGAAATAATCCACTTTGAGGATACGGATGCGGTCGAAGCCGCGTTATTTGACGGTCAGCTGGATATGGTTTTGGGCTCCGGTCCCCTTTCTGCCAAACAAGTTCAGAATATCAAGTTTGTACATAGCGACAAGTTTGATGTCCGCCACAGTGCAGTTTTACAGAATGCACTGGTTGTCTTAAACTCTGGTAAGGCACCAACGGATGACATCCAAACACGCCAAGCCATTATTCACGCCGTCAACAAAGCAATCTTTATTGAAGATGAGTTTGCGGGCTTGGAACAAGCCGTTTCGCAGCTTTTGCCGCTCACCGCACCGTACAGTAACGTTGATCTCAATCCAAAGTGGAATTacgatttggaaaaagccAGATTTCTCAACTGCCCTGCAGATATGAATGGCAGCTCGGAGGACAGCTTGTCGGGTGGTGCAATTGGGGGTATTGTTGCGGCAATTTTGGTGGTACTGGCAATGGCTGTCTTTTTGGGACGTTTGATTCTACGCGAAAAACAGGGGAAGCCAATGTTTGCCCCAGAAAAGATACGCAAGGGCGAACAAGCTTGA
- a CDS encoding predicted protein, which produces MSWFGGGSQKEEREKSFASTDTDGFDAGDNMLSLGGSDNGGGASEFQQFSMGLQQQLIIQQVITDLSDKAFLKCVSSTRDGQLSGKEVSCIYAATNKWLDTNDFMGGRLAKKSQQQQQGQYQ; this is translated from the coding sequence atgTCTTGGTTTGGAGGCGGCAGCCAAAAGGAAGAACGAGAAAAGTCGTTCGCCAGTACCGATACGGATGGCTTTGATGCCGGTGACAATATGCTCAGCCTCGGCGGCAGCGATAACGGTGGTGGTGCCTCGGAATTTCAGCAATTCAGCATGGGACTGCAACAGCAATTGATCATTCAACAGGTCATTACGGACTTGTCCGATAAGGCCTTTCTGAAATGCGTGTCGTCGACCCGAGACGGACAATTGTCCGGTAAGGAAGTCTCTTGTATTTACGCCGCCACCAACAAGTGGCTGGATACCAACGATTTTATGGGTGGACGACTCGCCAAGAAatcacagcaacagcagcaaggGCAGTATCAGTAA
- a CDS encoding predicted protein, with amino-acid sequence MPSERSYYDVLGVEPGADRQTIRKAYLRLSLQHHPDKNVDNVEEAKAKFIEIGHAYEVLSDPEARSAYDR; translated from the coding sequence ATGCCGTCCGAAAGATCTTACTACGATGTTTTGGGCGTCGAACCCGGAGCAGATCGCCAGACGATTCGCAAGGCCTATTTGCGCCTTTCCCTCCAACACCATCCTGACAAAAACGTGGACAacgtggaagaagccaaggccAAGTTTATAGAGATCGGACATGCTTATGAGGTACTGAGCGATCCAGAGGCTCGGTCAGCCTACGATCGA
- a CDS encoding predicted protein: MVSVQVWKDMQAISGLSFGVFLCMHLFSHYSLRLSFETANSHLLRFRTIYQHPVFEISLLLSLLLHMTSNVQLYLLRRKVAKGVKGKTNGKDAQGTTEGAAELSAHRYAGYFLGLSLFGHVGATRLAPYMFLDDPSEYDYGFIKAVNDKVPYNLFAGYLCILGMAGGWHLIYGSLSAVSHLLGSPLLGKPFPTSVKYFAMASHVFMINGIVALCG; the protein is encoded by the coding sequence ATGGTCTCCGTTCAAGTGTGGAAGGATATGCAAGCCATTTCCGGACTATCATTTGGCGTGTTTCTTTGCATGCATCTTTTTTCCCATTACAGTCTTCGCTTGTCGTTCGAAACTGCGAATAGCCATCTGCTCAGATTCCGAACAATTTATCAGCATCCTGTATTTGAGATTTCCTTGCTTTTGTCTTTGCTATTGCACATGACGAGCAACGTTCAGCTTTACCTCCTGCGTCGGAAAGTAGCCAAAGGAGTCAAAGGGAAAACCAACGGCAAAGACGCCCAGGGAACGACAGAGGGTGCGGCGGAGCTCAGCGCTCACAGATATGCTGGATACTTTTTGGGTCTGTCTCTATTCGGTCATGTCGGAGCAACCCGGCTGGCTCCTTATATGTTCCTCGACGATCCCTCGGAATACGACTATGGATTTATCAAAGCAGTGAACGACAAAGTTCCGTACAATCTTTTTGCTGGGTATCTTTGTATTCTTGGCATGGCAGGAGGGTGGCATCTAATATATGGGAGCCTTAGCGCAGTATCGCATTTGCTGGGTTCGCCACTGCTGGGCAAGCCGTTTCCAACATCCGTGAAATATTTTGCCATGGCCAGTCATGTTTTTATGATTAATGGAATCGTTGCGCTTTGTGGGTGA
- a CDS encoding predicted protein: MLFPTISRGVLQVLTPQARIVGTRASHTAAAAFASNTHAPCWSWTESLSFASPESDFTSSQSLPSAGSNVATATLSFASPESDFVAASPMNNSIGESFVLESKKETSSAFAAVADQSVWSGALSFASPESDFCANASPPARNVSLPQSFREALLEEHAALVVTTATAPHRIVHVNHAWEDLCGFDKKEALHRSLNILQGPDTRVSLTQRMVERLLATHDPQEVYVVNYNKQGEAFTNHLRAGYIQEDNGLELLVGILEPVQRQDVPLRLVRD, from the exons ATGTTGTTTCCAACCATCTCTCGTGGCGTCTTACAGGTACTCACACCGCAGGCCCGTATTGTCGGCACTCGTGCCTCGCACACTGCGGCGGCTGCGTTCGCGAGCAACACCCACGCACCGTGTTGGTCCTGGACGGAATCTCTTTCGTTTGCGTCACCCGAATCTGATTTTACCAGCTCCCAGAGTCTACCCAGTGCGGGATCCAATGTTGCTACCGCG ACactttcgtttgcttctcCCGAATCCGACTTTGTCGCGGCCTCACCAATGAACAATAGCATTGGCGAGTCGTTCGTCCTCGAGAGCAAGAAGGAAACGAGCAGTGCTTTTGCAGCGGTGGCTGACCAGTCAGTTTGGTCGGGAGCCTTATCCTTTGCCTCCCCCGAGTCTGACTTTTGCGCCAACGCCAGTCCACCAGCACGCAACGTTTCCCTCCCCCAGTCCTTCCGTGAAGCCTTACTGGAAGAGCACGCGGCTCTCGTGGTGACCACAGCAACAGCTCCGCATCGGATCGTTCACGTCAATCACGCGTGGGAAGATCTATGCGGGTTCGACAAGAAGGAAGCCCTACACCGCTCGCTGAATATTTTGCAAGGTCCCGATACCCGGGTGTCCCTGACGCAGCGGATGGTGGAGCGCTTGCTGGCGACCCACGACCCCCAGGAAGTGTACGTGGTCAACTACAACAAGCAAGGTGAAGCGTTTACGAATCATTTGCGTGCGGGTTACATTCAGGAAGATAACGGGTTGGAGTTGTTGGTGGGGATTCTCGAGCCGGTGCAGCGACAGGATGTTCCCTTGCGATTGGTGAGGGACTAA
- a CDS encoding predicted protein: MDWAGDIPISLRKEPFPVKLSYMIDEAERNGKESIISWRPHGRAFFVSNPKAFSDVVLPRQDQVPSVICKGMQQLLTDSLPVRRVKNIINPNLLLASLTHHSSEIFAPEGSDKGSYYHEFFLRGQPKLAYAISRMAIKGNGSRKPVSQESQPDFYLLPAMTSEKSAPVVSNDQRHKHLAATAAGAQESKSGGIYSEYDSSATVAQDKSSQREEIRSGAGTSICNGARQHPLVVPRDGQSTWPASHHMQAASHALPNKEMQALYAPIVPQRDTRAQLDPDHDVRKGSIMSNFAVDSDHLRREDMVDLRNTIVDRFAFYQNVAGLDANTHSMASIPFTLPLDPSVTVNSFGRYEPESVSRQRLEIAVAVQILQNQFGQAVNGYGPARDAQTLDDCLGLNRGFIPPIASLPGNSSSQAFLLQSLLAESQPFRNGDSDASGSAGAVRFW; this comes from the exons ATGGACTGGGCTGGCGACATTCCCATTTCCCTTCGCAAAGAACCTTTCCCAGTAAAGCTCAGCTACATGATTGACGAAGCAGAGCGCAATGGCAAGGAGAGCATAATTTCGTGGCGCCCCCACGGTCGGGCGTTCTTCGTGAGCAACCCGAAAGCCTTCTCAGATGTCGTACTTCCAAGGCAAGATCAGGTGCCGTCGGTGATTTGCAAAGGAATGCAACAACTTCTCAC CGATTCTCTACCGGTAAGACGTGTTAAGAATATCATCAATCCCAACCTGTTGCTAGCAAGCCTTACTCACCATTCATCGGAAATTTTTGCACCGGAAGGATCAGACAAGGGAAGCTACTACCACGAATTCTTTCTTCGTGGACAACCGAAGCTTGCCTACGCGATTTCACGAATGGCAATCAAGGGAAATGGATCCCGGAAGCCAGTGTCACAGGAATCGCAGCCCGATTTCTACTTGCTTCCCGCAATGACGTCAGAAAAGTCAGCACCCGTGGTTAGCAACGACCAACGGCACAAGCATTTAGCTGCCACGGCCGCGGGCGCTCAGGAAAGCAAGTCTGGCGGCATCTATTCCGAATACGATAGTTCAGCGACTGTTGCACAAGACAAATCAAGTCAAAGAGAAGAGATCCGAAGTGGGGCCGGCACAAGTATTTGCAACGGGGCTCGTCAGCATCCTTTGGTTGTTCCGAGAGATGGACAGAGCACATGGCCTGCGAGTCATCATATGCAGGCAGCATCACATGCATTGCCAAACAAAGAAATGCAAGCCTTGTATGCTCCTATTGTACCACAACGTGATACTCGAGCACAACTCGATCCGGATCACGACGTACGCAAAGGCAGCATCATGTCAAATTTTGCTGTTGATAGCGATCATCTTCGCCGAGAAGACATGGTAGACCTTCGCAATACAATCGTAGATCGCTTCGCTTTTTATCAGAATGTGGCTGGGCTGGATGCGAACACTCATTCAATGGCAAGCATCCCTTTCACTCTGCCACTCGATCCCTCTGTGACTGTCAATTCGTTTGGCCGGTACGAACCCGAGTCCGTTTCAAGGCAAAGGCTCGAAATAGCCGTTGCCGTCCAGATTCTACAGAATCAGTTTGGCCAAGCCGTGAACGGCTATGGTCCGGCACGGGATGCACAAACCTTGGATGATTGTCTGGGACTCAATCGCGGTTTTATCCCACCCATTGCTAGTCTGCCTGGAAATTCTTCGTCTCAAGCCTTCCTGCTTCAATCTTTGTTGGCAGAGTCTCAACCGTTTCGGAACGGCGATTCCGACGCTTCTGGTAGTGCGGGTGCAGTGCGGTTCTGGTGA